Part of the Methanococcus maripaludis genome is shown below.
GAGAAAAACAAACACGGTTTCAGATTTTGGTGCAGAACTTGACAGTATTTGTGATGTTGTAAGTTTCGGTGTTGCTCCCGCATACTTAATTTATTATTACTTTGATTCAACAGCGGTACTTTTTGCATCAATCGTATTTTTAATTGGGGGCGCTTTAAGGCTTGCAAGATTTGGAATACTTGATGTGAAACATTTTATTGGACTTCCAATTCCAGCAGCTGCATTATTTTTATGTGTATTAAGCCAGGTATTTTTAAAATACAATTTTAGATCAGAATATTTAGTTTCAATCCTTGCAATTGTTGCAGGACTTCTTATGATATCA
Proteins encoded:
- the pssA gene encoding CDP-diacylglycerol--serine O-phosphatidyltransferase codes for the protein MFKIRNIITISDYVTVINIIFGMLAILLHDFRFVYISIVFDALDGIVARKTNTVSDFGAELDSICDVVSFGVAPAYLIYYYFDSTAVLFASIVFLIGGALRLARFGILDVKHFIGLPIPAAALFLCVLSQVFLKYNFRSEYLVSILAIVAGLLMISDINYPKYPKKPFLVLFGISIILSMFGIIGPLALCALVYVLYGISKMKM